One stretch of Candidatus Tumulicola sp. DNA includes these proteins:
- the tuf gene encoding elongation factor Tu (EF-Tu; promotes GTP-dependent binding of aminoacyl-tRNA to the A-site of ribosomes during protein biosynthesis; when the tRNA anticodon matches the mRNA codon, GTP hydrolysis results; the inactive EF-Tu-GDP leaves the ribosome and release of GDP is promoted by elongation factor Ts; many prokaryotes have two copies of the gene encoding EF-Tu), translating into LPTGVEMVMPGDNVRMNVELITPIACEEGLRFAIREGGRTVGAGVVTKVTE; encoded by the coding sequence CCTGCCGACGGGCGTGGAGATGGTGATGCCCGGGGACAACGTGCGCATGAACGTGGAGTTGATCACGCCGATCGCGTGCGAAGAAGGCCTGCGCTTCGCGATCCGCGAGGGCGGCCGCACGGTGGGCGCCGGCGTCGTCACTAAGGTGACCGAATAG
- the rpmG gene encoding 50S ribosomal protein L33: protein MAKKENRVIITLACGDCKRRNYTSMKNRQSTTARLELKKYCRWCKCHTSHKETR from the coding sequence ATGGCGAAGAAGGAAAACCGCGTGATCATCACCCTCGCATGCGGCGACTGCAAACGGCGCAACTACACGAGCATGAAGAACCGCCAGAGTACCACCGCTCGGCTGGAGCTGAAGAAGTACTGCCGTTGGTGCAAGTGCCATACGTCCCACAAGGAAACTCGATAG